The following coding sequences lie in one Alicyclobacillus curvatus genomic window:
- a CDS encoding MFS transporter, protein MNTSKTNSSIGGMESTDLFSPIRASRDFTALWLGQTMSLFGDTVLWVALPLTVLQSSNATLQLGITMSLFMIPQILLLPFTGVLVDRTSRTRIMIITDVIRFCLVSILALLYFEHWMDETILNGFVLIYGVMKALFNPAYSGARQQVFTPAIRNAAISLSQTSAQIARLLGPALGGVVVGLGSPSAGFALDALMLLASVISLMFLRIPTPKNMKSIQGARGYFDELLGGYYAVRSHPWLWITILAFAFLSIASMGLTTILVPWLVKVHLRLSDISYGLVNSATGIGALISAFIYSRRRTWNHRAYIAYGGLATNALAICGLSFVHTTLMLMLMMAVASAGTMMFGVVWEGSMQELISSEAYGRAASLDYFGSWVLLPVGNIFTGWLASQIGGVHTIWLESSFMVLVTIVTMAVPGVRSYN, encoded by the coding sequence TTGAATACGTCAAAAACCAATAGCAGTATAGGTGGCATGGAGAGCACAGATCTGTTCAGTCCTATCCGTGCATCACGCGACTTTACAGCTCTCTGGCTCGGACAGACAATGTCACTGTTTGGCGATACCGTCTTATGGGTCGCACTGCCTCTGACTGTGTTACAGTCTTCCAATGCCACCCTGCAACTTGGAATTACAATGAGTCTTTTCATGATTCCTCAAATCTTGTTATTGCCCTTCACTGGAGTTTTAGTTGATAGAACTTCCAGGACTAGAATCATGATTATTACAGACGTAATACGTTTTTGCTTGGTTTCGATACTTGCGTTGTTATATTTTGAACACTGGATGGATGAGACAATACTAAATGGGTTTGTCCTGATATATGGAGTCATGAAGGCATTGTTTAATCCTGCGTACTCGGGTGCACGCCAGCAAGTTTTCACACCAGCTATCCGTAATGCCGCTATATCCCTTTCTCAAACGAGCGCACAAATAGCGCGGCTACTTGGCCCCGCCTTAGGCGGCGTTGTTGTGGGCTTAGGCTCTCCATCTGCTGGATTCGCCCTTGATGCCCTCATGCTACTTGCATCTGTCATTAGTCTCATGTTTCTCCGTATACCCACACCAAAAAACATGAAATCTATTCAAGGCGCACGAGGATACTTTGATGAATTACTCGGAGGGTATTACGCAGTGCGAAGCCATCCGTGGCTATGGATAACCATTTTGGCCTTCGCGTTCTTGAGTATAGCTAGCATGGGACTCACCACCATTCTTGTACCATGGCTGGTCAAAGTACACTTACGCTTATCCGACATATCCTACGGTTTAGTAAACAGTGCGACAGGGATAGGCGCACTCATTTCGGCGTTTATCTACAGTCGCCGGCGTACATGGAATCACCGGGCTTATATCGCCTATGGAGGACTAGCGACGAATGCATTAGCTATCTGTGGACTTTCGTTTGTTCACACAACATTAATGCTCATGCTGATGATGGCTGTTGCAAGCGCTGGGACTATGATGTTCGGAGTAGTGTGGGAAGGAAGCATGCAGGAATTAATTTCATCTGAAGCCTACGGGAGAGCGGCAAGCCTAGACTACTTTGGATCATGGGTCTTGTTACCTGTCGGTAACATATTTACCGGATGGTTAGCGTCTCAAAT